CCACGCTCGACACGGACAAGCGGCAGTCCCGGGCGCTGTTCGGCGGCAAGAGCGGTGCCGCCGAGATCCTCTTCGAGAACATCGCCCCGGACGTCTTCGGCGCCACCGTGCACTTCGTGCTCCAGGAGATCCCCTGGACGGGCCAAGTCGGCTCCTCCGCTCAGCCGTTGCGGCTCCAGGAAGGCGAACTCCCCGTCCATGACGGCAAGGTGACGCTCTCTTTGACCGACCTCAACGCGATGTCCGCGTACCAGGTCGTCCTCTCGCCGGGCGGCAACGGCGCGGTCTGCGCGCCGCCCTCGGTCGGCTGGCGCCGGACGTACGAGGCGGAGAACGCCACCTACACCGGGGACGGTTACTCCAGGAAGGGGCCCGAGGGGTCGCCCTCCGACGTCGACAAGTTCGCCACCTCCGGCACGTACCACGTGGGCGGCCTGCGCACCGGATCCGACGGGGTGCTCGCGTTCAGCGTCGAGGCCCCGCAGGACGGCACCTACGACCTGAGCGTCTTCGCGAACTCGTACAACCTCGACGACCTGGTGAGGGAGCAGGGACCCACCAATGTGTTCCTGCGGGTCGACGGCAAGGACCCGCAGGAGCTGCGGCTGCCGCTCGGCTACAAGTGGGTGGTGTGGGGCCACACCGACACCCAGGTCGAACTGACCGCGGGGCAGCACACGATCACGCTCTCCGCCCAGGACCCCGACCTCGGCGTCACCAAGGGCGACGCGCTCATCGACCGGATCGACCTGGCGCTGCGGGACGAGCACGTGACGGCGCCCGCGCTCTACGAGGCGGAGTACGCGAGCCTGCGCGACGGCGCCTATGTCTCGTACGTGCACCGGGGAGCCTCCGGTCCGGGAGCGGTCGTACTGCCGCACGGCGGAGGCGCCACCTTCTGGGTGCATGCGGAGGACGACGGCGAGGTGACATTGACAGTCGATCAACTCGGCGTCGGCGACGGCATGTTGACGGTCAACGGCGAGGACGTGGGGCGTGTCGCCCGGGGCGCGATGCCGCTGTTCCTCGCCGGGGGCGTCAACAAGGTGACGGTGACGGCCGGTTCGGTGGGGCTCGTCCTGGACCGGCTGCACGTCGGCCCCGGCCGAGGGCTCCTGGAGCAGACGGTGTACCCCGCCGAGAGCGGCACGGTGACCGGCACCGCGCAGGTCACGGACGCCCACCCCTTCGCCGGCGGCGGCAAGTCGGTCGACGGCATCGGCAAGGGCGCCGCCAACGCCCTCACCCTCACGGTCACGGCGGCGGACAGCGGCCGCCACGCCCTGACCCTCCGCTACTCCAACGGCGAGCAGCCGCCCGCCACGCACTACAACCCGGACCCGGTCTGCCGCCACGCCGACCTCTCCATCAACGGAGCCGCCCCGCAGCGCGTCCTGTTCCCCACCACCTTCCACTTCAACAACTTCTGGAACCTCACTGTCCCGGTCACCCTGGAGAAGGGTTCCAACATCCTTGCGTTCACGGCCGACGAGCTGCCGGACTTCGACGGCGACACCGCCAACGCGTACCGGCAGCGCTCCGCGTACGCGCCGGTCATCGACCAGGTCACGGTCACGCCGCTCGCCTGACGACAGTGCAGGGCTGCGCGCGCGAGGCGCACAGCCCTGCACTGCCCAGCCTGTCCGGCCAGGTCACCGTCAGGCGTCGAACGCCGTGTCCCTGGCCCGCTTCTCCCAGGGGGCGATGTCCTCGCGGACCTGGTCGAGGTGGCCGAGGACCGCGGAGACGCCGTCGTCGCCGAGGGGCAGGCGCAACGGGGTGCTGTCGGCGTCGAGCGCGGCGAGGATGAGCGCCGCCGCCTTCGCAGGGTCACCGGGCTGGCTGCCGCCACCCCCGGAGACGAACCCGCGGGTCACGCCGACCTTGGCGTACACACCGCTGTCCGCACTGACCCCTGCCCTGTCGGCCTCGAGCAACGAGGTGCGGAACCCGCCAGGCTCCACGATCAGCACCTTGATGCCGAAGTCCCGCACCTCGTCCACCAGCGCCTCGGTCATGCCCTCCAGCGCGAACTTGGTCCCGCTGTACGCGGAGAAGCCGGCGAAGGACATCTGCCCGCCCATGCTGCTCATCTGCACGATCGCGCCCGACCGGCGCTCCCGCATGTACGGCAGCGCGGCACGCGTCAGGGCGGCGGGCCCGAAGACGTGCAGGTCGAACAGATCACGGAGTTCCGCCTCGGTGGTCTCCTCGAAAGCGCCGACGTGGGTGCGGCCCGCGTTGTTGACCAGGACGTCGATCCGTCCGTGCCGCGCCACCACGTCCCGCACCGCCGCCTCGGCGGCGGCCGTGTCGGTGACGTCCAGTCGCAGTGCCTCCACCTGGTCGGGGTGGGCGGCCACCAGGTCGCCCAGCGCCTCGGGTCGCCGGGCCGCGCCGACGACCACGTCACCGGCGGCGACGGCCGCCTCGGTGATGGCCCGCCCGAAACCGCTGCTCGCACCCGTGACCAGCCAAACCTTGTTCATGACCACTCCTGGTTCATCAATCGGTCGTTGTCTGCGAACCAGCTTGCCGCCGAAGGTCGTTGACCGTCCAAGACTCGCGGTGATAACCGATAGGCATGACCACGGACGTACACGGACGGGACCTGCGCTACTTCGTCGCCGTAGCCGACGAACTGCACTTCACGCGCGCGGCTGAGCGGTTGTACGTGTCGCAGCCCGCGCTGAGCAAACAGATCAGGGCGCTGGAAGGCCAGTTGGGCGTGGAGTTGTTCCACCGTGACCGGCATGGCGTGGCGTTGACGGCGGCGGGCACCGAACTGCTGCCGCACGCCCGGCGGGTGCTGGGGGCCTGGGAGGAGGGCGCGGCAGCGGTGGAGCGGGCCAGAGCGGCGCAGCGCAGCACGCTGGTGGTGGGCATGAGCACGAGCCCGGGCCGCGGCGGCCTGCTGCCGGCCATCCGCTCCCGCTTCACCTCCGCCTTCCCGGAGGCCACCGTCCGGCTGAAGCAGGTGAGTTGGGACGACCCGACGGCGGGTCTCGCGGACGCCGCCACCGACGTGGCCTTCGTGTGGCTGCCGCTGCCGGACGCCCGGCGCTACGCATGGACGGTGGTCGCCGAGGAGCCGCGCCTGGTCGCCCTCCCCGACACGCATCCCCTGGCGGCGCGCGAGGAGGTCGACTTCGCGGACCTGGCCGACGAACCGTTCCTGGCGCTGCCCGAGAGCGCCGGTCCGCTGCGCGACTACTGGCTGGCCCTCGACGCCAGGGACGGCCGCGCCCCGCGCATCGGCGCCGAGATCGCCAGCACCGAGGAGACGTACGAGGCCCTGGTCGCGGGCCTCGGCGTCTGTCTGGTGGCCGCGGGCAACGCCCCGCTGATCTCCCTCGGAGGTGTCACCACCCGCCCGGTCCGCGGCATCGGCCCCAGCCGTTACGCCCTGGCCTGGCGCAGGGAGGACGCGGGGCGCCCGCTCGTACAGGCGTACGCGCAGGCATCCCGCGAACCGGCCCGTCGGTGAGCCCGGTCTCGGCTGGGGCTACCGTGAGTGGTTTCCGACGGACACGGCGCCGGTGGTCCTCGTACCGGCGTGGTTGTCGTACACGACGTCGCCGGTGGACTTCTTCCAGATCTTGATGAGGAAGGTGTCCGGCTTGTCGGTCGCGGTGATCCGGAATCCGTAGCCGCCATTGCCGTTGACACTGCCGGAGCCCTGGTAGACGGCCTGGGTGCCGTTGATCACGAGCCAGTCGGAGGCGGTGGAGCGGAACGTGAGCCGGGCCGGGCCGAAGACGAACGTGGCCTCTCCGGTGGGAACGGCGGCTCCCTTCCGGTACCGGGCGTCGAAGGCGAACGCCGCCTTGCCGGTCAGACCCGGCCTGGCCGGAAAGGCCCCGGCGGGCGAGGTGATCGTCCCGGCGCCGAACGCGGGGCCGGCGGCACGGTCGTAGGCGATCAGCTCGGCAAGCGTCGTGCTGTCCGTGCCTTTGTCGTCGTCGGTGACGGTGATCACCGGACGGCGGATGCCCGCCTTGGTGTAGACATGCTCGGCGCGGCAGCGGGTGCCCGTGACGGTGCCGCTCGTCGGCCGGGTGCCGTCCTTCCAGTCGACTATGCAGGTGTGGCTGTCGGAGCTGCCCGGGTCGCCGAAGGCGGTGGTGACGACCGCGGACCTGCCCACCGCGACGGGGGAGCCGGGACCCGTCGCCGAGGTGATCGACGGGGCGGCGTTGGTGACCGTGACCGTCGTGGTGTCGGTGCTGCGGCCGCCGGTCAGGGTGACCTCGTAGGAGCCGTTGTCGGTGCAGGTGAGGGTGGTCCGGGCCGCGCCGGGGTCCGCGACGGTGCACGGGGCGCCGTCCTGGACCGTCCACTTGGGGCCGCCGGCCCCGGAGACGGACCCGGCGAGCGGAATGGCGTCGCCCTCGGTGCCGGTGGCGTCCGGTCCCGCGTGGACGATGGTCACCGGGTCGACACTCGTCAGGGTCGGGACGACCTTCTTGATCAGGCCGTCCGAGTCGAACTCCATCTTGTCGACGGTGGTTTCGCGGTGGGTGCCGTCGCCGCCGGGGATGGCGAAGCGGTGGTAGGCGATGTACCAGTCGTCGGTGTCCGGGACGTGCACGACGCTGTGGTGGCCGGTGCCCTTGATGCCCTGGGAGAGGTCCTTCGACAGGATCACGCCCTGCTTCGTCCAGGGACCGGTGGGGGAGGGGCCGGTGGCGTAGGCGACGCGGTAGTTCTCGTCCCGGGTGTCGTTCTCCGACCACATGAAGTAGTAGGTGCCCTTGCGCTTGATGACGAAGGAGCCCTCGTTGTACCCGCTCGGGGTGATGTCCTTGATCTTCGAGGTGTCGAGGGACGTCATGTCGGCGCCCAGCGGTACGACGTACGCGTGGCCGTTGCCGAAGTACAGGTACGACTGGCCGTCGTCGTCGGTGAAGACCGCCGGGTCGATCATCTGGCCGCTGAAGTCACCGGCCTTGAGCAGCGGCTTGCCCAGCGCGTCCTTGAACGGCCCGGTCGGTGAGTCGGAGACCGCCACGCCGATGTTCGCGTCGGCGCAGAAGTAGAAGTAGTACTTCCCGTCCTTCTCGGCCATCGTCGGCGCCCAGGCCCTGCTGTCCGCCCAGCTGACGTCGGGTCCCAGGTCGAGGATGACGCCGTGGTCCTTCCAGTGGACCAGGTCGGTGGAGGAGTACGCCTTGAACTGCGTGCCGCTCCATCCGTCGAAGCCGTCGGTCGTCGGGTACATGTAGAACGTGTCGCCGAAGCGCACGATGTTCGGGTCGGCGTTCAGACCCGGGAGCACCGGGCTCTTCATGGTGAGCGCCGAGACTGTCCAGGTCCGCTTCTTGCCGTCGGACCCGGTCACCTCGTACGTCACCGGCTTGGTGAAGTCCTGGACGCTGCCCGAGGCGGGGCTGATCGCCGCGCCGTGGGCGAGGGTGAACTCCGGTGCCAGCGCGGTGAGATCGGTGCCCTCCTTCATCGGGAGGGTGACCCTGCTGTCGGCGTTGTCGATGATCGCGTCGACCTTCAGTGCCGGGTGGGCGGCTCGCGCGATGCCCGCCGTGTTGCCGCTGAGCTCCATCACCTCCGCGGCCGACAGGGCACGGTCGTAGACGCGGAAGTCGTCGACCTCGCCGCCGAAGTACGGGTCGCCCGAGTACAGGGACTTGCCGATGTAGCCGCTGTAGTCCTTGTTCGCGTCGTACAGCTCGGAGGGCTTGATGGTGGTCGTCGTACGCGCCGCCTCGATGCCGTCGACGTAGAGGACCATCGTGCCGGTCGCGCCGTCGAGGGTGACGGTGACGTGCCGCCACTCACCGGGCGTGAGCTGCGAGCCGGCCGTCAGTTTCGACTCCGCCGACCAACTGGCTTTTGATATCGCCGAGTAGAGGCTGGAGCCGCCGTTCGACGGTGTGGCGAAGAGGTACTTGTTGCTGTCGGGGCCGAGCCCGAACAGCCACTGGAAGTTGTCGCCGCCCTTCCACTTGGCGTACGTCGACACGGTCACGCTGTCCGCGTTCTTCAGCACACCGTTCGGGATCTTCACGTACGGCGAACTCGACGCGTCTCCCGACATCTTGAACGAGCCGCCCTGCACGCCGGTGCCGAAGGCGGGCGTGTGGACGTACGTGCCGTGATAGCCGTGTCCGCTGGAGTCACGGGCGATGTTGCCGCCCGTCTCGTCGAAGGCGTAGTGCAGGAGCAGGTCGGCCGGGACGTCGGCGCCCTCCTCAGACACGGTGACCTCGGCCTGGACCGGGATCGCGGCACCGTCGGGCAGGCTGCCGGTCACCGTGAAGGTACCGGCCTTCGCGTACGCCGACGCCGGGACGTCGTCCCAGGTGACGGCGACGGGCCGCTTGACGCCGTCCGCGTACTCGGCGACGACGGTGGCGGGCAGCACAGGGGCCTTTCCGATCCCCGTGCGCACCTTCACGCCTTCGACGCCCGCCACCAACTGGTCGGGCTGGTAGGCGCGCAGCAGCCGGTCGTACTCGGCCTGGGTGACGGGCAGGACGGTGCCGTGGCGCGGTTTCGACGGCAGGTCGTAGCCCGTGGACGGGGTCCAGTTGCCGGAGTCGAGGTCCGTCGTCTCGAAGGGGAGGTAGCCGCGGCCGCCGAACTCGTCGAGGAACGCGTACCACTTCTCCTCGGTGTTGGACTTGAACACCAGCGGACCCTCGGCCGCGCTCATCGCGCCCTTGCCGATGCCCTCGGCGACGGCGTCCCAGGACGGGTTGAGGATCGAGTCGCTCTTCTCCTCGAAGATGAACTTGCTGTTGGGGGTGGAAGAGGTGTTGTTCCGTTCATCCTTGGACAGG
Above is a genomic segment from Streptomyces sp. R21 containing:
- a CDS encoding cellulosome protein, with the protein product MAAETETLTIDLGTGTGAFHGGASGTLYGLYGDGVPSRTIVEGMYVRTVSTKAQDGTQHPGADALEILPSFVAAGGRDVYIYMTDIYRGFPYEWPGATGEERLADYTARVEKQVKQVLTMGDLASHVVYVPFNEPEGNMFGEGEWSYNKVSWRTDPQHYFAAWQDIHHLIKGLHPDARIAGPNTSILYDEVRGFLEFAKAHDVLPDVMTWHELSTPSAIRTNIAKYRRMEAELGIDPLPININEYAFNYHLSVPGQVVQWIAAFEECKVDADLAYWNIDGNLNDSVAEANKGNGQWWLFNAYGQMTGHTVQVTAPHPNEQYTLQGVATLDTDKRQSRALFGGKSGAAEILFENIAPDVFGATVHFVLQEIPWTGQVGSSAQPLRLQEGELPVHDGKVTLSLTDLNAMSAYQVVLSPGGNGAVCAPPSVGWRRTYEAENATYTGDGYSRKGPEGSPSDVDKFATSGTYHVGGLRTGSDGVLAFSVEAPQDGTYDLSVFANSYNLDDLVREQGPTNVFLRVDGKDPQELRLPLGYKWVVWGHTDTQVELTAGQHTITLSAQDPDLGVTKGDALIDRIDLALRDEHVTAPALYEAEYASLRDGAYVSYVHRGASGPGAVVLPHGGGATFWVHAEDDGEVTLTVDQLGVGDGMLTVNGEDVGRVARGAMPLFLAGGVNKVTVTAGSVGLVLDRLHVGPGRGLLEQTVYPAESGTVTGTAQVTDAHPFAGGGKSVDGIGKGAANALTLTVTAADSGRHALTLRYSNGEQPPATHYNPDPVCRHADLSINGAAPQRVLFPTTFHFNNFWNLTVPVTLEKGSNILAFTADELPDFDGDTANAYRQRSAYAPVIDQVTVTPLA
- a CDS encoding LysR family transcriptional regulator: MTTDVHGRDLRYFVAVADELHFTRAAERLYVSQPALSKQIRALEGQLGVELFHRDRHGVALTAAGTELLPHARRVLGAWEEGAAAVERARAAQRSTLVVGMSTSPGRGGLLPAIRSRFTSAFPEATVRLKQVSWDDPTAGLADAATDVAFVWLPLPDARRYAWTVVAEEPRLVALPDTHPLAAREEVDFADLADEPFLALPESAGPLRDYWLALDARDGRAPRIGAEIASTEETYEALVAGLGVCLVAAGNAPLISLGGVTTRPVRGIGPSRYALAWRREDAGRPLVQAYAQASREPARR
- a CDS encoding family 43 glycosylhydrolase, with product MTHIARLRGRTRRWAGHLAGLTAASMLLALAGPALPAGAAQTAAPSDITDGLALWYRLDAASGSTVSDASGNGRDGTVSGTADWSGSGQGLAFNGSDTYVKVPDNVVKGMDSITVSLDVRIDSAQSTPYFLYGFGNSSGSSGNGYLFTTGNSLRTSLASGNWSTEQTTKPSDSHNLTRSVWKHLAYTQTGTTGVLYEDGVEVGRNTSVTLTPGAIGSGTTTANYLGKSVYSSDKLFKGRIRDFRVYDRALAGSEVEQLALPVDTQGVADDKAALGLGDTGAVTADLDLPKTGTAGGSLISWASDNTSVVSDSGKVTRPGAGSPDGHARLTATLKKGPVTDTRTFDVTVRAAFDDTTAARQAADALTVHNLADARGNLTLPASGSYDTKVTWSSANPDVVSADGVVHRPAHGDGATSVELTATVTKGEASAARTFTAHVPERPAKEALKGYMFSYFTGEGTADGEQLYSALSKGNDPLHWRELNDGKPVLTSTLGEKGLRDPFIIRSPEGDKFYQIATDLRIYGNGDWDASQRTGSKSIMIWESTDLVHWTDQRLVKISPDSAGNTWAPEAFYDAERGEYVVFWASKLYDNEAHSGDTYNRMMYATTRDFYTFSEPKVWIDRGYSVIDSTMIQHDGTYYRLSKDERNNTSSTPNSKFIFEEKSDSILNPSWDAVAEGIGKGAMSAAEGPLVFKSNTEEKWYAFLDEFGGRGYLPFETTDLDSGNWTPSTGYDLPSKPRHGTVLPVTQAEYDRLLRAYQPDQLVAGVEGVKVRTGIGKAPVLPATVVAEYADGVKRPVAVTWDDVPASAYAKAGTFTVTGSLPDGAAIPVQAEVTVSEEGADVPADLLLHYAFDETGGNIARDSSGHGYHGTYVHTPAFGTGVQGGSFKMSGDASSSPYVKIPNGVLKNADSVTVSTYAKWKGGDNFQWLFGLGPDSNKYLFATPSNGGSSLYSAISKASWSAESKLTAGSQLTPGEWRHVTVTLDGATGTMVLYVDGIEAARTTTTIKPSELYDANKDYSGYIGKSLYSGDPYFGGEVDDFRVYDRALSAAEVMELSGNTAGIARAAHPALKVDAIIDNADSRVTLPMKEGTDLTALAPEFTLAHGAAISPASGSVQDFTKPVTYEVTGSDGKKRTWTVSALTMKSPVLPGLNADPNIVRFGDTFYMYPTTDGFDGWSGTQFKAYSSTDLVHWKDHGVILDLGPDVSWADSRAWAPTMAEKDGKYYFYFCADANIGVAVSDSPTGPFKDALGKPLLKAGDFSGQMIDPAVFTDDDGQSYLYFGNGHAYVVPLGADMTSLDTSKIKDITPSGYNEGSFVIKRKGTYYFMWSENDTRDENYRVAYATGPSPTGPWTKQGVILSKDLSQGIKGTGHHSVVHVPDTDDWYIAYHRFAIPGGDGTHRETTVDKMEFDSDGLIKKVVPTLTSVDPVTIVHAGPDATGTEGDAIPLAGSVSGAGGPKWTVQDGAPCTVADPGAARTTLTCTDNGSYEVTLTGGRSTDTTTVTVTNAAPSITSATGPGSPVAVGRSAVVTTAFGDPGSSDSHTCIVDWKDGTRPTSGTVTGTRCRAEHVYTKAGIRRPVITVTDDDKGTDSTTLAELIAYDRAAGPAFGAGTITSPAGAFPARPGLTGKAAFAFDARYRKGAAVPTGEATFVFGPARLTFRSTASDWLVINGTQAVYQGSGSVNGNGGYGFRITATDKPDTFLIKIWKKSTGDVVYDNHAGTRTTGAVSVGNHSR
- a CDS encoding SDR family NAD(P)-dependent oxidoreductase, encoding MNKVWLVTGASSGFGRAITEAAVAAGDVVVGAARRPEALGDLVAAHPDQVEALRLDVTDTAAAEAAVRDVVARHGRIDVLVNNAGRTHVGAFEETTEAELRDLFDLHVFGPAALTRAALPYMRERRSGAIVQMSSMGGQMSFAGFSAYSGTKFALEGMTEALVDEVRDFGIKVLIVEPGGFRTSLLEADRAGVSADSGVYAKVGVTRGFVSGGGGSQPGDPAKAAALILAALDADSTPLRLPLGDDGVSAVLGHLDQVREDIAPWEKRARDTAFDA